Proteins co-encoded in one Saprospira grandis genomic window:
- a CDS encoding metallopeptidase: MKHWIYLSVFALFLGLMPQEAQAQGFLKRARERAEKKLKQRADKAVDKTVDKSLDNAEDAVTGKKKKKKSSSKTTDKSSTATKRSTNAAASSSAASSKRKKELDSRLSSAEEVMDAYFNALGGQAKLEKLNNIYIKASASMAGRELGEERIMLQGQKYRTLTTMSGNEIPTTFDGKQHFSDGKVSALDAENLKKQQLLATYPAELAMQKQGYSFEFLGIDNVQGKKCYKVRSENAEKTENYQLFFDMETGLKVQQIHNYMQATPGTKGVNRQQVAVYSNYKEVEGVQVPYTEKRALRGYEIKYNVEAVQFNIDLPAETFEIEN, encoded by the coding sequence ATGAAGCATTGGATTTATCTTTCCGTATTCGCCCTATTTTTGGGCCTCATGCCCCAAGAAGCACAAGCTCAGGGCTTTTTGAAGCGCGCTCGTGAGCGTGCAGAGAAAAAACTCAAGCAGCGTGCAGACAAAGCCGTGGATAAAACGGTAGACAAAAGCTTGGATAATGCCGAAGATGCCGTTACGGGCAAAAAGAAAAAGAAGAAATCAAGCAGCAAAACAACCGACAAAAGCAGCACAGCCACAAAACGCAGCACTAATGCAGCAGCAAGTAGCTCTGCAGCTTCTTCTAAGCGCAAAAAGGAGCTAGATAGCCGCCTAAGCAGCGCAGAAGAAGTAATGGACGCTTATTTTAATGCCCTAGGTGGCCAAGCCAAACTAGAAAAGCTAAACAATATTTATATTAAAGCTTCTGCCTCTATGGCGGGCCGCGAACTAGGCGAAGAGCGCATTATGTTGCAGGGCCAAAAGTACCGCACACTCACAACGATGAGTGGCAATGAAATTCCAACAACCTTTGATGGTAAGCAACATTTTTCTGATGGAAAAGTAAGCGCACTAGATGCTGAAAATCTTAAAAAACAGCAGCTTTTGGCTACTTATCCCGCCGAATTGGCCATGCAAAAACAAGGCTATAGCTTTGAGTTTTTGGGCATCGACAATGTACAAGGCAAAAAATGCTATAAAGTACGCAGCGAAAATGCAGAAAAAACAGAAAACTATCAGTTGTTTTTTGATATGGAAACTGGGCTGAAAGTACAGCAAATTCATAATTATATGCAGGCGACTCCCGGCACCAAAGGCGTAAACCGCCAACAAGTAGCCGTATATAGCAACTACAAAGAAGTAGAGGGCGTTCAAGTTCCTTATACCGAAAAGCGCGCCTTGCGTGGTTATGAAATTAAGTATAATGTAGAAGCCGTACAGTTCAATATTGATCTGCCCGCAGAAACATTTGAAATCGAAAACTAA